From a region of the Constantimarinum furrinae genome:
- a CDS encoding translocation/assembly module TamB domain-containing protein gives MIILSIPKVQTFIANKVTDNLNETYGTEIHIDRLGLNWKGEVDIRGVYIADHHQDTLIYARQLETNIISFQNLIKGDLGFGNINMKSGKLYVKTYKGEEDDNLFIFSEKFNTGQKSESPFSLFGNDVTLTDSRIRIIDENLESPEIFDLRNVNVTANDFKVTGPDVEANIKALSLDAERGFKIKNLRSRFSYTLTEMNLDDLLLETEGSKLSGKILLDYSEKGLSDFINNVTIKATFQDAELATNDINAFYNEFGEDQLVYLNGTFEGTINDFIFTDADLRVGDTRLSGDFIIKDIISEDASYSIQARNHRISTSFYELRRFMPRVLGDVLPQEIKVLGPFTFTGTTSITTTELKTNSTLSSAIGSAVTQLEMGNINNFDNAFYSGNVKLDRFNLGKIAGTTSLGRSSANLNFDGRGFTQNTVNTQISGTISTFNFEGYDYKNIKVSGNLKNPLFNGDLSIDDPNLKLTFKGLVDVSKDANQYDFEADVEYAELNKLNLFKRDSISVFTGKVIMDMDGTTVDDAVGTISFNETFYQNEDDDFFFDDFKVISSFEGDIRTIEIVSPDIVNGKISGKFLVEDIPNLFVNGIGSIYANYIPNEVTNDQYIDYQFTVYNKIVEVFVPQLQLGENTQVKGSVSSDESKFKLDFRSPEILLFDNYLSKINIQVDNDNPLYNTYASVDSVYTGFYNVTDLSFINKTINDTLYVRSEFKGGKDKTDLFNLSLYHTINPAGKSVVGVKRSDITYKEKVWYINERNNNLNKITFDDNFKNIKIDSLVLNHNQEIIRLAGILRDSTYKDIKLEFKDVNLGNITPHVDSLDLKGNVNGKLRFMQQDGAYYPNSTVTIDGVMINDVAFGDLNLGVVGNQDLSKYQINTTLTNNNVKSINAVGEIDVSANNPEINLDVTLNDFNLQAFSPFGGDVVSNIRGLISGNAKVTGNYKSPDINGSFNLMESGLKIPYLNTDFDLMNNTRVDVTKNMFDIGNTTITDTKFNTEGQLSGNILHNNFGDWELHLNISTDRLLVLDTPPDEDALYYGTAFISGTADINGPAEELVIDVIATTEEGTTFKIPLSDTESIGDDSFIHFLSPQEKQAIISGVEIQTEDVKGLSLNFELDINEKAEVEVVVDPVNNSRLKGRGAGILLIEINTLGKFNMWGDFLVIEGEYDFRYGGIIQKNIDVVPGGSINWDGSPERARLDLTAKYTTVANPSVLLDNPSANRKIPVEVLVDLTGELIQPNIDFRIEFPRTSSIVRSELEYKLQNKEQREKQALFLVATGSFVNDNLQSGADFGGVIAERVNSIVAEIFSQQDSKFAVLPYVVAADRNYNQDNGSQVGVQITSQVSERILINGKVGVPVGGVNESAVAGDIEVQWLANEDGSLRINFFNRQADIQFIGENQIFEQGAGVSYSVDFDTFRELVNRLFNKKLTLESENELPVIPDDNSIPVDFEPEAKKEEED, from the coding sequence GTGATTATTTTATCAATCCCTAAGGTACAGACATTTATTGCAAACAAAGTCACCGATAACCTAAATGAGACCTATGGCACCGAAATCCATATCGATCGATTAGGACTTAACTGGAAAGGGGAAGTTGATATACGAGGCGTGTATATTGCGGACCATCATCAGGATACGCTAATCTATGCCAGACAGTTGGAAACCAACATAATCAGTTTTCAGAACTTAATAAAAGGTGATCTGGGTTTTGGTAATATTAATATGAAATCGGGGAAACTGTATGTCAAGACCTACAAAGGGGAAGAGGACGACAATCTTTTTATTTTTTCTGAAAAATTCAATACCGGCCAAAAAAGTGAAAGCCCTTTTTCACTTTTCGGAAACGATGTTACACTTACCGATAGCCGAATAAGGATCATTGATGAAAATCTTGAAAGCCCAGAGATCTTCGACTTGCGCAATGTAAATGTCACCGCAAATGACTTTAAGGTCACCGGACCCGATGTTGAGGCCAATATTAAGGCGCTTTCGCTGGATGCTGAACGCGGGTTCAAAATTAAAAATCTGAGATCCAGATTTTCGTATACCTTAACCGAAATGAATCTGGATGATCTCCTGTTGGAAACCGAAGGTTCGAAACTTTCAGGAAAGATTCTCTTGGATTACTCTGAAAAAGGTCTCAGTGACTTCATTAATAATGTGACCATAAAAGCGACCTTCCAGGATGCCGAACTGGCTACTAACGATATAAATGCTTTTTATAATGAATTTGGGGAGGATCAGCTTGTCTATCTCAACGGAACATTTGAAGGCACAATTAATGATTTTATCTTTACTGATGCTGATCTGCGTGTTGGGGATACCCGTTTAAGTGGTGACTTTATAATAAAGGATATTATTTCGGAAGATGCTTCCTATAGTATTCAAGCACGTAATCACAGAATCTCTACAAGTTTTTACGAATTGAGGCGATTTATGCCCAGAGTTTTAGGTGATGTGCTTCCTCAGGAAATTAAAGTGTTAGGGCCGTTCACGTTTACAGGAACAACTTCCATAACCACCACAGAATTAAAAACAAACAGCACATTAAGTAGTGCTATAGGTTCTGCAGTGACGCAGCTGGAAATGGGGAATATAAATAATTTTGACAATGCCTTTTATTCCGGAAATGTAAAGCTGGATCGTTTTAATCTCGGTAAAATTGCAGGGACGACTTCATTGGGCAGATCGAGTGCCAACCTCAATTTTGATGGTAGGGGATTTACTCAAAATACCGTGAATACACAGATTTCAGGAACAATTTCCACTTTTAATTTCGAAGGATACGATTACAAGAATATCAAGGTGTCCGGCAACCTGAAAAACCCTTTATTTAATGGCGATCTGAGTATTGATGACCCAAATCTGAAACTTACTTTCAAAGGATTGGTAGATGTATCCAAGGATGCGAATCAATACGATTTTGAAGCGGATGTGGAATACGCAGAACTCAATAAACTCAATTTGTTTAAAAGGGACAGCATTTCTGTATTTACCGGTAAGGTGATCATGGATATGGACGGAACGACTGTAGATGATGCCGTTGGAACAATTTCATTTAATGAAACCTTTTATCAGAATGAAGACGACGATTTTTTCTTCGACGACTTTAAAGTGATCTCTTCTTTTGAAGGGGACATAAGGACGATTGAGATCGTGTCGCCGGATATTGTGAACGGCAAGATCTCCGGCAAATTCCTCGTTGAAGATATCCCGAATCTGTTTGTAAATGGTATCGGTAGTATTTATGCAAATTATATTCCAAATGAAGTTACAAACGATCAATATATCGATTATCAGTTTACAGTGTATAATAAGATCGTAGAAGTTTTTGTGCCTCAGCTGCAACTGGGTGAGAATACCCAGGTAAAGGGTTCGGTGTCTTCCGACGAATCTAAATTTAAACTCGATTTCAGGTCTCCCGAAATTCTGCTGTTCGATAATTATCTGTCAAAAATTAATATTCAGGTAGATAACGACAACCCGCTATATAACACCTATGCTTCAGTAGATTCAGTATACACCGGGTTTTATAATGTCACCGATTTGAGCTTTATCAACAAGACCATAAATGACACCCTCTATGTTCGTTCAGAATTTAAGGGCGGAAAAGATAAAACCGACTTGTTTAATCTTTCCCTGTACCATACCATCAATCCGGCGGGAAAGTCGGTTGTAGGAGTTAAACGATCAGATATTACCTATAAAGAAAAAGTGTGGTATATCAATGAAAGAAACAACAACCTGAACAAGATCACATTCGACGACAATTTTAAGAACATTAAGATAGATTCTTTGGTACTCAATCACAATCAGGAAATCATTCGTTTGGCCGGAATACTTCGTGATTCAACGTATAAGGATATCAAACTTGAGTTTAAGGATGTGAATCTGGGAAATATTACACCTCATGTGGATAGTCTGGACCTCAAGGGAAATGTGAACGGAAAGCTGCGATTCATGCAGCAGGACGGTGCATATTATCCCAACTCGACGGTTACCATAGACGGGGTAATGATCAACGATGTGGCGTTTGGAGATCTAAATCTAGGAGTGGTTGGAAATCAGGATCTGTCAAAATATCAGATCAACACCACTCTTACCAATAATAATGTAAAATCGATCAATGCCGTAGGGGAGATCGATGTTTCTGCGAATAACCCGGAAATTAACCTTGATGTGACCTTAAACGATTTTAACCTACAGGCATTTAGTCCCTTTGGAGGCGACGTGGTGAGTAATATTAGGGGGTTAATATCCGGAAATGCCAAAGTCACAGGAAATTATAAATCTCCCGATATTAACGGAAGTTTTAACCTAATGGAAAGCGGATTAAAGATCCCGTATCTCAATACCGATTTCGATTTGATGAACAATACCAGGGTGGATGTGACTAAAAACATGTTTGATATTGGAAATACGACCATTACCGATACCAAATTTAATACAGAGGGACAACTCTCCGGAAACATTTTACATAACAATTTTGGGGACTGGGAGCTTCATTTAAATATAAGTACCGACAGACTTTTGGTTTTAGACACACCACCCGATGAGGATGCATTGTACTACGGAACTGCATTTATCAGCGGAACAGCAGACATAAACGGTCCGGCAGAAGAATTGGTGATCGATGTAATCGCCACCACTGAGGAAGGAACCACATTTAAAATACCGCTAAGCGATACAGAATCAATTGGAGACGACTCCTTTATACATTTTTTATCACCTCAGGAAAAGCAGGCCATTATAAGCGGCGTCGAGATTCAGACTGAGGATGTTAAGGGGCTCTCGCTTAATTTTGAGCTCGATATCAATGAAAAAGCCGAAGTAGAAGTCGTAGTCGATCCGGTTAACAACTCTCGATTAAAGGGGAGGGGAGCAGGAATTCTGCTAATAGAGATCAATACACTGGGAAAATTCAATATGTGGGGAGATTTCCTGGTTATTGAAGGAGAGTATGATTTCCGATATGGTGGGATCATTCAGAAGAATATCGATGTGGTTCCCGGCGGAAGTATTAACTGGGACGGCAGCCCAGAGAGAGCGCGCTTAGATCTTACGGCTAAATATACTACTGTTGCTAATCCATCAGTGCTCCTGGATAATCCTTCAGCGAACCGAAAGATCCCGGTTGAAGTGCTCGTGGATCTTACGGGAGAACTTATTCAGCCCAATATCGACTTCCGCATTGAGTTTCCTAGGACCAGTTCTATAGTGCGCAGTGAATTGGAATATAAACTTCAGAACAAAGAGCAACGCGAGAAACAGGCTTTATTCCTAGTAGCTACCGGCTCATTTGTAAATGATAATTTACAAAGTGGGGCCGATTTTGGAGGTGTGATCGCAGAACGTGTTAATTCTATTGTGGCCGAAATATTCTCACAGCAGGATTCTAAATTCGCCGTACTCCCTTATGTGGTTGCTGCAGACCGAAATTATAACCAGGATAACGGGAGTCAGGTAGGGGTTCAAATAACCTCGCAGGTAAGTGAACGAATACTGATCAACGGTAAAGTAGGGGTGCCGGTAGGGGGTGTAAACGAATCGGCGGTGGCAGGTGATATTGAAGTACAATGGTTAGCCAATGAAGACGGAAGTCTGCGAATCAACTTTTTTAACCGGCAGGCAGATATACAGTTTATAGGGGAGAACCAGATCTTTGAACAGGGTGCCGGAGTTTCGTATTCGGTCGATTTTGATACATTCAGAGAGTTAGTGAACAGGTTATTCAATAAGAAGTTAACTTTAGAGTCTGAAAATGAACTACCCGTGATTCCCGATGATAATTCTATTCCCGTCGATTTCGAACCTGAGGCAAAAAAGGAAGAGGAAGATTAA
- a CDS encoding 16S rRNA (uracil(1498)-N(3))-methyltransferase, with the protein MNLFYHPGISETSKEVMFSKDESRHISKVLRKNAGDLVHLTNGKGWFFDARLESTNPKQCLATITAAKEEPPLKYSLHLAVAPTKLNDRYEWFLEKATEIGITEITPVICDHSERKVIKPERYEKILQSAMKQSLKSHLPQLNNAVSLRSFLESEKTSGATKYIAHCEDSQKKSLKAVLQQETEYTILIGPEGDFSSEEIQQAIANGFIPVSLGESRLRTETAAIVACHSVAYVNE; encoded by the coding sequence TTGAATCTATTCTACCATCCGGGAATTTCTGAAACTTCGAAAGAAGTAATGTTCAGTAAAGACGAAAGCAGGCATATTTCGAAAGTACTTCGGAAAAATGCAGGGGATCTGGTGCACCTCACTAATGGAAAAGGATGGTTTTTCGATGCCAGGTTAGAAAGCACCAATCCCAAACAATGTCTGGCAACCATTACGGCTGCTAAAGAGGAACCTCCGTTGAAATATTCACTCCATTTAGCAGTTGCTCCCACAAAACTCAATGACAGGTATGAATGGTTCCTGGAAAAAGCCACCGAGATCGGGATCACCGAGATCACTCCGGTAATTTGTGATCACAGTGAACGAAAGGTGATAAAACCAGAGCGCTATGAGAAGATCCTTCAAAGCGCCATGAAGCAGTCGTTAAAGTCGCATTTACCACAGTTAAACAACGCCGTTTCACTTCGATCTTTTCTTGAATCTGAAAAGACTTCAGGGGCAACAAAATACATTGCTCATTGTGAGGATTCTCAAAAAAAGAGTTTGAAAGCCGTTCTTCAGCAAGAAACAGAATATACTATCCTTATTGGTCCTGAAGGTGATTTTTCTTCGGAAGAGATTCAACAAGCAATCGCAAACGGGTTTATTCCGGTAAGTTTAGGTGAAAGTAGATTACGAACTGAAACGGCCGCGATCGTTGCCTGTCACAGTGTCGCCTATGTAAATGAATGA
- a CDS encoding N-acetylmuramoyl-L-alanine amidase family protein, with protein MKTKLFCLFVLAILVVAFSSFRTLNNDTVKPFVVVLDAGHGGKDPGNRGNGFFEKDIVLDVTLQVGKILEQHKDIKVVYTRTTDVFIDLYRRGPIANEVDADIFVSIHCNSHHTQAYGAETFVMGVDKSGKNMETAKKENEVIFLEDNYEEKYAGFDPNSPESLIGLTLMQEEYLDQSIMLASLIQGNLVNNLKRKDRSVKSGPFWVLHSSYMPSVLVELGFLTNKEEGPYVNSKKGRAEMAREIANGILTYKKNISLATESSQNPTITEEEIVKAIETTEEKIYKDIEFRVQLAASSKKIDTKPQNFKGLKDVDRKKEDGLFKYYYGATSDYNEIQLLKTYAQEKGYTSCYIVAFKKGEKLKLSEVLKSEDK; from the coding sequence ATGAAAACGAAACTGTTTTGTCTTTTCGTACTTGCAATTTTAGTAGTTGCATTTTCATCTTTTCGTACGCTCAATAATGATACCGTAAAACCATTTGTGGTGGTTCTGGATGCCGGACATGGGGGAAAGGATCCGGGAAACAGGGGTAATGGCTTTTTCGAAAAGGATATCGTTTTGGATGTAACCCTTCAGGTAGGGAAGATCCTTGAGCAGCATAAGGATATAAAAGTCGTGTATACCAGAACTACCGATGTTTTTATCGATTTATACCGAAGAGGACCTATTGCCAATGAAGTTGATGCCGATATATTTGTATCTATTCATTGCAACTCCCATCATACCCAGGCTTATGGGGCCGAAACGTTTGTAATGGGTGTTGACAAATCGGGTAAAAACATGGAAACGGCGAAAAAGGAGAATGAGGTTATCTTTTTAGAAGATAATTATGAAGAAAAATATGCGGGATTTGACCCAAACTCTCCCGAATCACTTATCGGACTTACCTTAATGCAGGAAGAATATCTCGATCAAAGTATTATGCTTGCCAGCTTGATTCAGGGAAACCTGGTTAATAACCTGAAACGAAAAGATAGAAGTGTGAAGTCGGGACCATTTTGGGTATTACACAGTTCCTACATGCCCAGCGTTTTGGTTGAGCTGGGATTCCTTACCAATAAGGAAGAAGGGCCCTATGTCAACTCTAAGAAGGGTAGGGCAGAAATGGCCAGAGAAATAGCTAACGGAATACTTACGTATAAAAAGAATATTTCGCTGGCTACAGAGAGTTCTCAAAACCCAACCATTACGGAAGAAGAGATCGTTAAGGCCATAGAAACAACCGAAGAAAAGATCTACAAGGATATTGAGTTTAGAGTTCAGCTGGCAGCCAGCAGCAAGAAAATTGATACCAAACCACAGAATTTCAAAGGTTTAAAGGACGTGGATCGCAAAAAAGAAGACGGACTCTTCAAGTATTACTACGGAGCGACTTCAGATTATAATGAAATTCAGCTTTTAAAAACCTATGCCCAGGAAAAAGGCTACACTTCTTGTTACATCGTAGCCTTTAAAAAAGGTGAAAAGCTAAAACTTTCAGAAGTCTTAAAATCCGAGGATAAATAG
- a CDS encoding Rid family detoxifying hydrolase, which yields MKKIINSSKAPAPIGAYSQAVLKGSMLFTSGQIAIDPTTGELVNESIQKETKQVMENLKAVLEEAGMTFENVLKSSIFISDMKNFSQINEVYAGYFNEDTAPARETVEVANLPKYVNVEISMIASR from the coding sequence ATGAAAAAAATCATAAACAGTTCAAAAGCACCTGCTCCCATTGGAGCTTATAGTCAAGCCGTTTTAAAGGGCTCTATGTTGTTTACATCGGGGCAGATCGCCATTGACCCTACAACCGGTGAGTTGGTTAATGAAAGTATTCAGAAGGAAACAAAACAGGTAATGGAAAATTTAAAGGCTGTTTTAGAAGAAGCCGGAATGACCTTCGAAAATGTCTTAAAGTCCTCCATCTTTATCAGCGATATGAAAAACTTCTCTCAGATCAATGAAGTATATGCGGGTTATTTTAACGAGGACACAGCGCCCGCAAGAGAAACGGTTGAAGTTGCAAATTTACCTAAATACGTGAATGTGGAGATCTCGATGATCGCCTCTCGTTAA
- a CDS encoding putative LPS assembly protein LptD encodes MQHYRHYLLFLFLILHCSHAIYSQDIPAKNEVNIPAETKDDSISVDIKPIIDERREILADTVKTDTILPQKEVLENVVDYYGEDYVYIDRKENKVYMYNKAYIVYGDMRIDAGLIILDYDKNEVYAKGIDSAGVYSQAPVFVQAANEVRPDSIRFNFDSEKAIIFNSRTEQNGFNVLAEVTKKENDSVVFLRNVKFTTSKNIDDPEYYFYTRKAKFVPKKKIVTGLTNMYIADVPTPIGLPFAYFPLTEDRTSGFIIPTIGDNNNRGFFFQNGGYYFAINDYLDLTFLGDYYTNGSYGLRGETSYALRYRFRGNVSVRYEKLINSERGFPDFSESAVYNIRWTHNQDQKANPTSRFSASVNLGSSRYFQQSINQTNNASALVNTLSSSVSYSKTFETEPQVNFTVAGTHSQNTNTQEINMSLPNVNASVSRIFPFAPKNGVKQGIIDNINFQYDLSAENRISTVDSLFFKPEMFENAQVGAQHSIPVSTNFKLFNYLSASASTNLRETWVIKTFDQRFDPLLNNGNGAVVTDTVSGFDRYFTYNFSTNLGTTFYGTFNFGEEKKIQAIRHVVRPSVSYNINPGFDQYYDDYIIPSADPEVNDQVISYSRFQNTLFGAPGEVFSSNIGLSLSNTFEAKVKDRDSTATEPKKIVLLNNLNFSTAYNLAGDSLPWSPLRFTGSIPVVERLDVNFNGSLDPYALNNNNERIDQFNINNGGSLFRLTNANVSVNYSFSSKDLEGNERDTDRIDNETFRNGGRPDDLFGDSTNINSGNIYEDDEEEDDTNVAWYNYKIPWDFRLAYTITYGNARRQNEISSQSLMFSTNLELSPRWKVGVSSGYDFKNKGVTLTQFRFQRDLESWQMSFNWTPIGSINTSWYFFIGIKSSVLSDIKYDKRREPDRNL; translated from the coding sequence TTGCAACACTATAGGCATTATTTACTTTTCTTATTTCTGATACTGCACTGCAGCCACGCGATCTATTCGCAGGATATTCCGGCGAAAAATGAAGTGAATATCCCCGCCGAAACCAAAGACGACAGTATTTCAGTGGATATTAAACCTATTATTGATGAGCGCAGGGAAATTCTAGCCGATACCGTAAAAACAGATACTATTCTGCCTCAAAAAGAAGTCCTTGAGAATGTCGTTGATTACTACGGTGAGGATTATGTCTATATCGATAGAAAAGAGAACAAGGTCTATATGTACAATAAGGCGTACATCGTTTATGGGGATATGCGTATTGATGCAGGCTTGATCATTCTAGACTACGATAAGAACGAAGTATATGCCAAAGGTATAGACAGCGCCGGAGTATATTCGCAAGCCCCTGTCTTTGTACAGGCTGCTAATGAAGTTAGACCTGACTCCATTCGTTTTAATTTTGATTCTGAGAAAGCTATCATTTTTAACTCCCGAACCGAGCAAAACGGATTTAATGTATTGGCCGAAGTGACCAAAAAAGAAAACGATTCGGTGGTTTTTCTTCGGAATGTAAAGTTCACTACTTCCAAGAATATCGATGACCCCGAATATTACTTTTACACCCGAAAAGCAAAATTCGTCCCTAAAAAGAAGATCGTTACCGGCCTTACCAATATGTATATAGCCGACGTTCCAACGCCAATTGGTTTACCCTTTGCGTATTTTCCGTTGACCGAAGACCGTACTTCAGGATTTATCATTCCAACCATCGGAGATAACAACAACAGGGGTTTCTTTTTTCAGAACGGCGGATATTATTTTGCAATTAACGATTATCTCGATCTTACCTTCTTAGGGGATTATTACACCAACGGAAGTTATGGCCTGAGGGGGGAAACTTCCTACGCCCTTCGGTATCGCTTTCGCGGAAATGTTAGTGTACGTTATGAAAAACTTATTAATAGTGAACGGGGGTTCCCCGACTTCAGTGAAAGTGCAGTGTATAACATTCGATGGACGCATAATCAGGACCAGAAAGCTAACCCTACTTCCCGCTTCTCTGCTTCAGTGAATCTGGGGAGCAGCCGATATTTTCAACAGTCCATAAATCAGACGAACAACGCCAGTGCCTTGGTTAACACCCTAAGTTCTTCGGTCTCATATTCAAAAACCTTCGAAACCGAGCCACAAGTCAATTTTACGGTTGCAGGCACACATTCGCAAAACACCAATACGCAGGAGATCAATATGTCCCTGCCCAATGTAAATGCCAGTGTATCCCGAATATTTCCATTTGCACCCAAGAACGGAGTTAAACAAGGAATAATAGACAATATCAACTTTCAGTATGATCTTTCCGCAGAAAACCGGATTAGTACCGTAGATTCCTTGTTCTTCAAACCTGAAATGTTCGAAAATGCTCAAGTTGGAGCCCAGCATTCCATTCCTGTTAGTACCAATTTTAAGTTGTTTAATTATCTAAGTGCCTCGGCCAGTACCAATTTGAGGGAAACCTGGGTGATAAAAACCTTTGATCAGCGTTTCGATCCATTGCTCAACAATGGGAACGGGGCTGTGGTTACCGATACGGTTTCAGGATTTGATCGTTATTTTACCTATAATTTCTCTACTAATCTTGGAACCACTTTTTATGGCACTTTTAATTTTGGAGAAGAAAAGAAGATCCAGGCCATCCGTCATGTGGTACGTCCGTCGGTAAGTTATAACATCAATCCGGGGTTCGACCAATACTATGACGACTACATCATTCCATCGGCAGATCCCGAGGTAAACGATCAGGTTATTTCGTATTCGAGATTTCAGAACACCCTTTTTGGCGCTCCCGGAGAGGTTTTTTCAAGCAATATAGGATTGTCCTTAAGTAATACGTTTGAAGCCAAAGTAAAGGATAGGGATTCCACGGCCACCGAACCAAAAAAAATAGTGCTTCTTAACAACCTAAACTTTTCAACCGCTTACAATTTGGCGGGAGATTCATTACCGTGGAGTCCGCTTAGATTTACAGGAAGCATCCCAGTTGTAGAACGGCTTGATGTCAATTTTAATGGCTCATTAGACCCTTATGCCCTTAACAATAATAATGAGCGTATCGACCAATTTAATATTAATAACGGTGGAAGTTTATTTCGATTAACCAATGCCAATGTAAGTGTCAATTATTCTTTTTCCAGTAAAGACCTGGAAGGAAATGAGCGTGATACCGATAGAATAGATAATGAGACCTTTAGAAATGGCGGTAGACCGGATGATCTGTTTGGAGATTCGACGAATATAAATTCGGGAAATATTTATGAAGACGATGAAGAGGAGGATGACACCAATGTAGCCTGGTATAATTATAAGATCCCGTGGGATTTCAGGCTGGCTTATACCATCACTTATGGCAATGCACGCAGACAAAATGAGATTTCGTCGCAGTCGTTGATGTTCAGTACCAACCTGGAGCTATCACCTCGATGGAAAGTTGGGGTTTCCTCGGGCTACGATTTTAAGAATAAAGGGGTCACGCTCACACAATTCCGTTTTCAGAGAGATCTGGAAAGCTGGCAAATGAGCTTCAACTGGACGCCCATAGGAAGTATAAATACCTCCTGGTACTTTTTTATAGGAATAAAATCTTCGGTATTAAGCGATATTAAATACGACAAGCGCAGGGAACCGGACCGCAATCTTTAA
- the tsaD gene encoding tRNA (adenosine(37)-N6)-threonylcarbamoyltransferase complex transferase subunit TsaD, which yields MSLKNCYILGIESSCDDTAAAVINNGVVLSNVVATQKIHEEYGGVVPELASRAHQQNIVPVVHQALRKANIDKKQLNAIAFTRGPGLMGSLLVGTSFSKSLAMGLGIPLIDVNHMQAHILAHFIKAEGQSEPNFPFLALTISGGHTQIVKVTGYFEMEVIGETIDDAVGEAFDKSAKILGLPYPGGPLIDKYAQQGDPKRFKFTKPKVSPLDFSFSGLKTAVLYFVEREVQKNPNFISENIVDICASLQFTIVDYLMDKLKNAVKQTGIKEIAMGGGVSANSGIRTALGAAEKRYGWKTHIPKFEFCTDNAAMIAMVGELKFKHQIFAESNVAAQARMKL from the coding sequence TTGAGCTTAAAAAATTGTTATATCCTTGGTATTGAATCTTCCTGTGATGATACTGCTGCTGCTGTTATAAACAACGGAGTTGTATTATCCAATGTTGTTGCCACACAAAAAATACACGAGGAATACGGAGGGGTGGTCCCCGAACTCGCCTCCCGCGCGCACCAGCAAAATATCGTTCCTGTTGTACATCAGGCGCTACGCAAAGCAAATATCGACAAAAAACAGTTAAATGCCATAGCTTTTACAAGGGGTCCCGGATTGATGGGTTCCCTACTTGTAGGTACCTCATTTTCAAAGTCCTTGGCTATGGGATTGGGCATTCCACTTATTGATGTAAATCATATGCAGGCGCATATTCTGGCTCATTTTATTAAGGCTGAAGGACAGTCTGAACCCAATTTTCCGTTTCTCGCATTAACCATAAGCGGTGGCCATACCCAAATTGTAAAAGTGACCGGCTATTTTGAAATGGAAGTTATTGGTGAAACTATAGATGATGCCGTTGGTGAAGCTTTCGATAAATCGGCCAAAATACTGGGACTCCCTTATCCGGGTGGACCGTTGATCGACAAATATGCACAACAGGGGGATCCGAAGCGATTCAAATTTACCAAACCTAAAGTGAGTCCGTTGGATTTTAGTTTTAGCGGATTAAAAACAGCGGTATTGTATTTTGTTGAAAGAGAGGTGCAGAAAAACCCTAATTTCATTTCAGAAAATATAGTAGATATCTGTGCTAGTTTGCAGTTCACCATAGTGGATTATTTGATGGATAAACTTAAGAATGCAGTAAAGCAGACCGGAATTAAGGAAATTGCAATGGGTGGAGGTGTATCGGCAAATAGTGGAATACGTACAGCATTAGGAGCAGCAGAAAAACGCTACGGTTGGAAGACCCATATTCCCAAATTTGAATTTTGTACCGATAACGCCGCAATGATCGCGATGGTAGGAGAGCTAAAGTTTAAGCACCAAATATTTGCTGAAAGCAATGTAGCGGCTCAAGCACGAATGAAACTTTAA